Proteins encoded within one genomic window of Jiangella mangrovi:
- the sigJ gene encoding RNA polymerase sigma factor SigJ — MTDPSLKAIMSERRQLINLAYRLLGSLADAEDVVQETYTRWYAMSEERRDAVETPAAWLTTVASRICLDLLGSARVRRESYVGDWIPEPVPDRTEWSGGPSSGATAEPADPADRVTLDESISMAFLVVLDAMTPAERVAFVLHDVFRYPFAEVADVVGRSPAACRQLASSARRRIRDAQPSAAAVTTSTRRAELVRDFKEAWAAKDIQALVGLLDPSATAVADGGGLVTALGPVDGGAQIARALVELLEGAPELTMLERTVNGQPGLVLQEDRVTATVLAFDVAGDRITHVWAVRNPEKLRPWTD, encoded by the coding sequence ATGACCGATCCGAGCCTGAAGGCGATCATGAGCGAGCGCCGGCAGCTGATCAACCTCGCGTACCGGCTGCTCGGCTCGCTGGCCGACGCCGAGGACGTCGTGCAGGAGACGTACACGCGCTGGTACGCGATGTCCGAGGAGCGGCGCGACGCCGTCGAGACCCCGGCCGCCTGGCTGACCACGGTCGCGAGCCGGATCTGTCTCGACCTGCTCGGCTCGGCCCGGGTCCGCCGCGAGAGCTACGTCGGCGACTGGATCCCGGAGCCGGTCCCCGACCGCACCGAGTGGTCCGGCGGGCCGTCGAGCGGCGCGACGGCCGAGCCCGCCGACCCGGCCGACCGGGTCACGCTGGACGAGTCGATCAGCATGGCGTTCCTCGTCGTGCTCGACGCGATGACGCCGGCCGAGCGGGTCGCGTTCGTCCTGCACGACGTGTTCCGCTACCCGTTCGCCGAGGTCGCGGACGTCGTCGGACGCAGCCCGGCCGCCTGCCGCCAGCTGGCCTCGTCGGCCCGCCGCCGTATCCGCGACGCGCAGCCGTCCGCTGCCGCCGTCACCACGTCGACCCGCCGCGCCGAGCTCGTCCGCGACTTCAAGGAGGCGTGGGCGGCCAAGGACATCCAGGCGCTCGTCGGCCTGCTCGACCCGTCCGCGACCGCGGTGGCCGACGGCGGCGGGCTGGTCACGGCGCTGGGCCCGGTCGACGGCGGTGCGCAGATCGCCCGCGCGCTCGTCGAACTGCTCGAGGGTGCGCCGGAGCTGACGATGCTGGAGCGGACGGTCAACGGCCAGCCCGGCCTGGTGCTGCAGGAGGACCGCGTGACGGCGACGGTGCTCGCGTTCGACGTGGCCGGCGACCGCATCACACACGTGTGGGCGGTCCGGAACCCGGAGAAGCTGCGCCCCTGGACCGACTGA
- a CDS encoding RNA polymerase subunit sigma-70 yields the protein MSTTMDDDFVRRTERYRRELLAHCYRMMGSLDDAEDLVQETYLRAWRSYDGFEERSSLRTWLYRIATNACLNALQRSDRRAVPVDMGGGPSTAAGVGWLQPLPDALVTPSSDDPAAVAEVRDGVRLALIVGLQYLTPGQRAVLILRDVLAWPAAEVAGALSLEVGAVKSLLQRARARLAAVTPSLDEPVLEPSHPRAQELLSLYMTAFETADARLFEEALRADAVLEMPAAAMWFAGKVACVEYLMSEVVGGAGDWRKVPTVANGQPAFGAYLRDGSAFGLAVLTVTQAGIARVTVFAGDGLLGRFGLPATLPAAG from the coding sequence ATGAGCACAACCATGGACGACGACTTCGTACGGCGGACCGAGCGCTACCGCCGCGAACTGCTGGCCCACTGCTACCGCATGATGGGCTCGCTCGACGACGCCGAGGACCTCGTGCAGGAGACCTACCTGCGGGCCTGGCGGTCGTACGACGGGTTCGAGGAGCGGTCGTCGCTGCGCACCTGGCTGTACCGGATCGCGACGAACGCCTGCCTGAACGCGCTGCAGCGCAGCGACCGGCGCGCCGTCCCCGTCGACATGGGCGGCGGACCGAGCACGGCAGCTGGGGTGGGCTGGCTGCAGCCGCTGCCCGACGCGCTGGTGACGCCGTCGTCGGACGATCCCGCCGCGGTCGCCGAGGTGCGCGACGGCGTCCGGCTCGCGTTGATCGTGGGGTTGCAGTACCTGACGCCCGGCCAGCGGGCCGTCCTGATCCTGCGCGACGTCTTGGCCTGGCCGGCGGCGGAGGTGGCTGGGGCGCTGTCGTTGGAGGTCGGCGCGGTGAAGTCGCTGCTGCAGCGGGCCCGAGCGCGGCTGGCCGCGGTGACGCCGTCGCTCGACGAACCCGTGCTGGAGCCGTCGCATCCGCGGGCTCAGGAGCTGCTGTCGCTGTACATGACGGCGTTCGAGACGGCCGACGCGCGGCTGTTCGAGGAGGCGCTGCGGGCCGACGCGGTGCTGGAGATGCCGGCCGCCGCCATGTGGTTCGCCGGCAAGGTCGCCTGCGTGGAGTACCTGATGAGCGAGGTCGTCGGCGGGGCCGGCGACTGGCGCAAGGTCCCCACGGTGGCGAACGGGCAGCCGGCGTTCGGCGCGTACCTGCGCGACGGGTCGGCGTTCGGGCTCGCAGTGCTGACGGTGACCCAGGCGGGGATCGCCCGGGTCACCGTCTTCGCCGGCGACGGCCTGCTGGGGCGGTTCGGCCTACCCGCCACCCTGCCCGCCGCAGGCTGA
- a CDS encoding LLM class flavin-dependent oxidoreductase: MEFGIFLPVGFGGEFGADGDPVEAAERVIQLTQTAEECGFAAAWLPDHLQTIPPSPSHLFESWAMLTALARHTDRIRIGPLVSSNSYRNPALQAKIASTVDVLSHGRLTLGLGAGWYQPDYDTFGYEFADAPTRLASLRDGVRTITEMWLHPTTAPQRPHIPIMIAGGGERVTLKIVAEYAEACNVMVSPQEAARKFAILRDHCRTLNRDYGTILRTATTGCLIAATDEEAQAALSPAMGAFYPGDFADYLLYGSVDTVKNRIAAYEQAGVQQLIVGFHEATDPEAIRRFAKEFIG, encoded by the coding sequence ATGGAATTCGGCATCTTCCTGCCGGTCGGGTTCGGCGGCGAATTCGGCGCGGACGGCGACCCGGTCGAGGCGGCAGAACGCGTCATCCAACTCACACAGACAGCGGAGGAGTGCGGCTTCGCGGCTGCCTGGCTCCCCGACCACCTGCAGACCATCCCGCCGTCGCCGTCGCACCTCTTCGAGTCGTGGGCGATGCTGACGGCGCTCGCGCGGCACACCGACCGGATCCGGATCGGGCCGCTCGTCAGCTCCAACTCGTACCGCAACCCGGCCCTCCAGGCGAAGATCGCGTCGACGGTGGACGTGCTGTCGCACGGACGGCTGACGCTCGGCCTGGGCGCCGGCTGGTACCAGCCCGACTACGACACGTTCGGCTACGAGTTCGCCGACGCACCCACGCGGCTCGCGAGCCTCCGCGACGGCGTCCGAACCATCACCGAGATGTGGCTGCACCCGACCACCGCACCGCAGCGCCCGCACATCCCGATCATGATCGCCGGCGGCGGCGAACGTGTCACCCTGAAGATCGTCGCCGAGTACGCCGAGGCCTGCAACGTCATGGTCTCGCCGCAGGAGGCGGCGCGGAAGTTCGCCATCCTCCGCGACCACTGCCGGACATTGAACCGCGACTACGGCACCATCCTGCGTACCGCCACCACCGGCTGCCTCATCGCCGCGACGGACGAGGAGGCGCAGGCCGCGCTGTCGCCCGCCATGGGCGCGTTCTACCCGGGCGACTTCGCCGACTACCTGCTCTACGGCTCGGTCGACACAGTCAAGAACCGCATCGCCGCCTACGAACAGGCCGGCGTCCAGCAGCTCATCGTCGGCTTCCACGAGGCGACCGACCCCGAGGCGATCCGCCGGTTCGCGAAGGAGTTCATCGGGTGA
- a CDS encoding NADPH:quinone reductase gives MKAIVHDESGSADVLRIIERPVPDPGPGEVRVRVVVSGVNPTDWKARSGGYGAMERIETVPNQDGAGVIDAVGDGVSGLSVDDRVWVTLAAYQRPGSGTAQEYTVVPAERVFALPDGAPFDLGAAVGIPAITAHRALTVAEGGPTRLLPGALAGRTVLVAGGAGAVGNAAIQLARWAGATVIASVSSSEKGELATAAGAHHVVTYGSASSSDVVAAVRSIAPDGVDLVVEVAAGANAALDTAVVKPLGTIAIYANNGDRPFDLNVREYMGLNARLQFVLLYTLGWEKLREAGDDINAAIADGGYRVGDEAGLPLHHFGLDQTADAHRAVEDGATGKVLISVLDV, from the coding sequence ATGAAGGCGATCGTGCACGACGAGTCCGGCTCCGCCGACGTCCTCCGGATCATCGAGCGCCCGGTCCCCGATCCCGGCCCCGGCGAGGTCCGCGTCCGGGTCGTCGTGTCGGGCGTGAACCCGACCGACTGGAAGGCCCGCAGCGGTGGCTACGGCGCCATGGAACGCATCGAGACGGTGCCCAATCAGGACGGCGCGGGTGTGATCGATGCGGTCGGCGACGGTGTGAGCGGCCTGTCTGTGGACGATCGGGTGTGGGTGACGCTGGCGGCGTACCAGCGCCCGGGCAGCGGGACGGCGCAGGAGTACACCGTCGTGCCGGCGGAGCGGGTGTTCGCACTGCCCGACGGCGCCCCGTTCGACCTGGGTGCCGCGGTGGGGATCCCGGCGATCACCGCGCACCGCGCCCTGACCGTCGCCGAGGGCGGCCCGACCCGGCTGCTTCCGGGTGCGCTGGCGGGCCGGACGGTGCTGGTGGCGGGCGGTGCGGGCGCGGTGGGCAACGCCGCGATCCAGCTGGCCCGCTGGGCCGGCGCGACGGTCATCGCCTCGGTGAGTTCGTCCGAGAAGGGCGAGCTGGCGACGGCGGCCGGAGCGCATCACGTCGTGACCTACGGTTCCGCGTCGTCGTCTGATGTCGTTGCCGCCGTCCGCTCCATCGCTCCCGACGGCGTCGACCTGGTCGTCGAGGTCGCGGCGGGCGCGAACGCCGCTCTCGATACCGCCGTCGTGAAGCCGCTCGGCACGATCGCGATCTACGCCAACAACGGTGACCGGCCGTTCGACCTCAACGTGCGCGAGTACATGGGCCTGAACGCGCGGCTGCAGTTCGTGCTGCTGTACACGCTGGGTTGGGAGAAGCTCCGCGAGGCCGGCGACGACATCAACGCCGCCATCGCAGACGGCGGCTACCGCGTCGGCGACGAGGCCGGGCTGCCGCTGCACCACTTCGGCCTCGACCAGACCGCCGACGCCCACCGCGCCGTCGAGGACGGCGCGACCGGCAAGGTCCTCATCTCCGTCCTCGACGTCTGA
- a CDS encoding SNF2-related protein — protein sequence MWPGIQVNDDAGLLKVVDPSTYVRGLMYAQHGAVTDVVWGPNDGIVTGNVIGSARQPYSTVAIMKPAGGGRFTFVEGRCSCPVGFDCKHVVALVATALSGGLPGDRQATNEGPADWQLSLDSLLDPAVVHHDGGTSEIAVELTLSSKPRATGRWEDATGTHPRLLARLVRPGRGGWVAGELSWSRLRHRPELVAGPIEKLRWLRQFFLLYEAGRSDTGSYLPYGREEKHLDLTGFESTQLWPLLDQAKDLGIRFVYGKKRAGDIDGYTTACIVLDVTRDTTSGNLVIVPVLIVDDVGTEVVPVRFIGADGHGVVYAPRHNLQTTPDPQNWRFGLAKLERAASRQLQDLVLDQGRLIVPAGDTERFQSEYVPRLQRLATVVSSDGSFVPPEVSGPTLVARADYSEGHGLELDWEWRYEIGDTERRVPLDELHAPGPDDGFRDTDAERALLAELEAELSGFGPDAQRRFDGLETMRFSTEALPRLRDFDDIDVEVFGDPADYREVGDSLVIGVSTEAAEGENDWFDLGVTITADGQDVPFTDLFLALARDQPYLLLPDGGYFSLEKPELQALRRLIDEARALGDHAGDGTRISRFQAGLWEELANLGVVNHQADSWQRQVQGLLALGGALDAAAAPPSMLHAELRPYQLDGYRWLTFLWEHGLGGILADDMGLGKTLQTLALVCHAKQRDPDMPPFLVVAPTSVVSNWVTEAARFAPGLTVVPVTDTLRKRGRSIDEVVAGADIVVTTYTLLRLDGDAYRQAAWSGLVLDEAQHVKNHQSKTYQAARKLPAPFKLAVTGTPVENNLMELWSQLSISAPGLFPHPAKFEEYYAKPIEKQRDTERLAQFRRRIKPLVLRRTKEQVAADLPAKQEQVLEVDLHPKHRKIYDKHLQRERQRVLGLLDDVDKNRFVIFRSLTLLRQLSLHAGLVEDADLDVASAKIDVLIEQLGDVIEGGHRALVFSQFTGFLGLVRARLEAAGIEYCYLDGSTRHREQVIAQFKEGDAPVFLISLKAGGFGLNLTEADYCFILDPWWNPATEAQAVDRTHRIGQTRNVMVYRLIARDTIEQKVMALKERKAELSANVMDDGDAFNGRLGVDDIRQLFDD from the coding sequence ATGTGGCCGGGAATCCAGGTGAACGACGACGCGGGTCTGCTGAAGGTGGTGGACCCGTCGACGTACGTGCGCGGCCTCATGTACGCGCAGCACGGCGCGGTGACGGACGTGGTGTGGGGGCCGAACGACGGCATCGTGACGGGCAACGTCATCGGCAGCGCGCGGCAGCCGTACTCGACGGTCGCGATCATGAAGCCGGCCGGCGGCGGCAGGTTCACGTTCGTCGAAGGGCGCTGCAGTTGCCCGGTCGGGTTCGACTGCAAGCACGTCGTCGCGCTGGTGGCGACGGCGTTGAGCGGCGGCCTGCCGGGCGACCGGCAGGCTACGAACGAGGGTCCGGCGGACTGGCAGCTGTCGCTCGACTCGCTGCTCGACCCCGCCGTGGTGCACCACGACGGCGGCACCAGTGAGATCGCCGTCGAGCTGACGCTGTCGAGCAAACCGCGGGCGACCGGACGCTGGGAGGACGCCACCGGAACGCATCCGCGGCTACTCGCGAGGCTGGTGCGACCCGGCCGCGGCGGGTGGGTGGCCGGCGAACTGAGCTGGTCGCGGCTCCGGCACCGCCCCGAGCTGGTGGCCGGACCCATCGAGAAGCTGCGCTGGCTGCGTCAGTTCTTCCTGCTCTACGAGGCCGGCCGCAGCGACACCGGCTCCTACTTGCCGTACGGTCGCGAGGAGAAGCACCTCGACCTCACCGGGTTCGAGTCCACCCAGCTGTGGCCGCTCCTCGACCAGGCGAAGGACCTGGGCATCCGCTTCGTCTACGGCAAGAAGCGGGCCGGCGACATCGACGGCTACACGACAGCGTGCATCGTGCTCGACGTCACGAGGGACACGACGAGCGGTAACCTCGTGATCGTCCCGGTGCTCATCGTCGACGACGTGGGCACGGAGGTCGTGCCGGTCCGGTTCATCGGCGCCGACGGGCACGGCGTGGTCTACGCGCCGCGCCACAACCTCCAGACCACGCCCGACCCGCAGAACTGGCGGTTCGGGCTCGCCAAACTCGAGCGCGCGGCCAGCCGGCAGCTTCAGGACCTGGTGCTGGACCAGGGCCGGCTGATCGTCCCGGCGGGTGATACCGAGCGATTCCAGAGCGAGTACGTCCCGCGGCTGCAACGGCTGGCGACGGTCGTGTCGTCGGACGGGTCGTTCGTGCCGCCGGAGGTGTCCGGCCCGACGCTGGTCGCTCGCGCCGACTACAGCGAGGGTCACGGGCTGGAACTCGACTGGGAATGGCGCTACGAGATCGGCGACACCGAACGCCGGGTGCCGCTGGACGAGCTGCACGCACCCGGGCCGGACGACGGGTTCCGCGACACCGACGCGGAGCGGGCGTTGCTCGCCGAACTGGAAGCCGAGTTGAGTGGTTTCGGTCCGGACGCACAGCGCCGGTTCGACGGGCTCGAGACCATGCGCTTCAGTACCGAGGCGCTGCCGCGGCTGCGCGACTTCGACGACATCGACGTCGAGGTGTTCGGCGATCCGGCCGACTACCGCGAGGTTGGCGACTCCCTGGTCATCGGCGTGTCCACCGAGGCCGCAGAGGGCGAGAACGACTGGTTCGACCTCGGCGTCACCATCACCGCCGACGGGCAGGACGTGCCGTTCACCGACCTCTTCCTGGCGCTCGCCCGGGACCAGCCCTATCTCTTGCTGCCCGACGGTGGCTACTTCTCGCTCGAGAAGCCCGAACTGCAGGCACTGCGCCGGCTCATCGACGAGGCGCGGGCACTCGGCGACCACGCCGGCGACGGCACCAGGATCAGCCGATTTCAGGCCGGCCTCTGGGAAGAACTGGCCAACCTCGGCGTAGTGAACCACCAGGCCGACTCCTGGCAGCGGCAGGTGCAGGGGCTGCTCGCTCTGGGTGGCGCGCTCGACGCGGCCGCCGCGCCTCCCAGCATGCTGCACGCGGAACTCCGGCCGTACCAGCTCGACGGCTACCGCTGGCTGACGTTCCTGTGGGAGCACGGGCTCGGCGGGATCCTCGCCGACGACATGGGGCTCGGCAAGACCCTGCAGACGCTGGCGCTCGTCTGCCACGCGAAGCAGCGCGACCCGGACATGCCGCCGTTCCTCGTGGTGGCGCCGACCAGCGTCGTGTCGAACTGGGTGACCGAGGCCGCGCGGTTCGCGCCCGGGCTCACGGTCGTGCCGGTGACTGACACACTGCGGAAGCGCGGTAGGTCGATCGATGAGGTCGTCGCCGGCGCGGACATCGTCGTCACCACGTACACGCTGCTCCGGCTCGACGGCGACGCCTACCGACAGGCGGCGTGGTCGGGGTTGGTGCTCGACGAGGCACAGCACGTGAAGAACCACCAGTCCAAGACCTACCAGGCGGCGCGGAAGCTGCCGGCGCCGTTCAAGCTGGCCGTCACCGGCACGCCGGTCGAGAACAACCTCATGGAGCTGTGGTCCCAGCTCTCGATCTCCGCGCCCGGCTTGTTCCCGCACCCCGCCAAGTTCGAGGAGTACTACGCCAAGCCCATCGAGAAGCAGCGCGACACCGAGCGGCTCGCGCAGTTCCGCCGCCGCATCAAGCCGCTGGTCCTGCGGCGCACCAAGGAACAGGTCGCCGCCGACCTACCGGCGAAGCAGGAGCAGGTGCTCGAGGTGGACCTGCATCCGAAGCACCGCAAGATCTACGACAAGCACCTGCAGCGCGAGCGGCAACGCGTGCTCGGCCTGCTCGACGACGTCGACAAGAACCGGTTCGTCATCTTCCGGTCACTGACGCTGTTGCGGCAGCTCAGCCTGCACGCCGGCCTGGTCGAGGACGCGGACCTCGACGTCGCCAGCGCCAAGATCGACGTGCTGATCGAGCAGCTCGGCGACGTCATCGAGGGCGGGCATCGGGCGCTGGTGTTCAGCCAGTTCACCGGCTTCCTCGGCCTGGTGCGGGCCCGGCTCGAGGCGGCCGGCATCGAGTACTGCTACCTCGACGGCTCGACGCGGCACCGCGAGCAGGTGATCGCGCAGTTCAAAGAGGGCGACGCTCCGGTCTTCCTGATCAGCCTCAAGGCCGGCGGGTTCGGGCTCAACCTCACTGAGGCCGACTACTGCTTCATCCTCGACCCATGGTGGAACCCGGCGACCGAGGCACAGGCGGTCGACCGCACCCACCGCATCGGCCAGACCCGCAACGTCATGGTCTACCGGCTCATCGCCCGAGACACGATCGAGCAGAAGGTCATGGCGCTCAAGGAACGCAAGGCCGAGCTCTCGGCCAATGTCATGGACGACGGCGACGCTTTCAACGGCCGCCTCGGCGTCGACGACATCCGTCAGCTCTTCGACGACTAG
- a CDS encoding amidase family protein → MLSLAVAAVLAAPVLAAAPSSPPVSAAPPPPVLDLETLDGLTAEQMMESGELTSVQLVQAYLERIEALNKSGPGLNAVTQINPAVMAEARRADELRADGVVLGPAHGLPVLLKDLIDVKGMYTSNGNYSLRHSYPEDDAGIVKKLRESGVIILGKVGLSEWANSFGSQPSGFGNLTGQVLNANDADQNPSGSSSGTGAAGAAALSMLTVGTETSGSIISPSGAQSLVGIRPTVGIVPAYGIGPISSSQDTAGPMDRTVANAAMHLQSMVGRDPKNEAGYAAVFGPNWQASIKRAPEEAPDYMSALDLDFVRGQRIGYNGTIEPGSPTALAFDALVAAGAIMVERPSIPVGDVPALPSGYQQHKAIDEYYRGLGASAPINSLEEEVAVNAAESDQALKFGNQNHANAAAAETEPGGPNETAYRAAMPIRRAAQWAAIDSMMNNQTPDDPSDDFLAILGSVPSGATAGTPQITIPMGYSTTHRRAVNVSIHGNAYSERNLIGVAYVIEQATRLRQPVSELNPSMYRCADTVPAPAFASRGGCNPSYSTAMELAGSVPRLPFSLETETAQSLQARQAAGTLTAETLTRAYLARIAASNAEGPAIQAVRALNVDAVAEAKALDKERKKSGPRGPLHGIPVLLDDSFDVAGLPTTAGSIALQSLLPADDAAVVAQLRAAGAIILGKTNVTELNGVFDANLPEGYSSLGGQVLLPSDTDKTPAGSSAGSAAATSAGLAALTIGMETGTDVGAQLIAPAGVAGVVGLKPGVGVVDGDGVLPVASSQDAIGPLTRSVYDAAVTLGAVDSSSVDYTAGLTQTALAGKKVAVVSGGSAPYPAAVATVEGLGATVGSVTLGAPTTRPSIVLREFSRDLDAYLGGASSLDEIIAYNQANPVEGLKYQQNELLAASAATLETYESDLSVGRAESAAVIDSVLASGYDVIMVPSNSTLVGIADRAGYPVLTVPAGEGTGNAGRNPIGVTFVGTAGSEASLLAAGYAFEQGHSYGRRAPGVTNPSMWRCTPGGSFFTGELCNPGDSGEALAELVDGLGPGRSWASIVANIQDAKSDDRQAAACSLIDALVANVGRSGRGVPAATGSSITAEASRVAAVTGCAPPRT, encoded by the coding sequence TTGCTCTCCCTCGCCGTCGCGGCAGTGCTCGCCGCGCCCGTCCTGGCGGCGGCACCCAGCTCGCCGCCCGTCAGCGCGGCCCCGCCTCCCCCGGTTCTCGATCTGGAGACGCTCGACGGCCTCACTGCCGAGCAGATGATGGAGTCCGGCGAGCTCACGTCCGTGCAGCTCGTGCAGGCGTACCTGGAGCGCATCGAGGCGCTCAACAAGAGCGGTCCAGGGCTGAACGCCGTCACGCAGATCAATCCCGCCGTCATGGCTGAAGCCCGGCGGGCCGACGAACTGCGCGCCGACGGCGTCGTGCTCGGCCCCGCGCACGGCCTGCCCGTGCTGCTCAAGGACCTCATCGACGTGAAGGGCATGTACACGTCGAACGGCAACTACTCGCTGCGCCACTCCTACCCGGAGGACGACGCCGGCATCGTCAAGAAGCTGCGCGAGAGCGGCGTGATCATCCTCGGCAAGGTCGGCCTGTCGGAGTGGGCGAACAGCTTCGGCAGCCAGCCGTCCGGCTTCGGCAATCTCACGGGCCAGGTGCTCAACGCCAACGACGCCGACCAGAACCCGAGCGGGTCCTCGTCGGGCACGGGGGCCGCCGGCGCGGCGGCGCTGTCGATGCTCACCGTCGGCACCGAGACGTCCGGCTCGATCATCAGCCCGTCCGGCGCGCAGAGCCTGGTCGGCATCCGCCCGACCGTCGGCATTGTGCCCGCCTACGGCATCGGCCCGATCTCGTCGTCGCAGGACACCGCGGGTCCGATGGATCGCACCGTCGCCAATGCCGCCATGCACCTGCAGTCGATGGTCGGCCGCGACCCGAAGAACGAGGCCGGCTACGCCGCCGTCTTCGGGCCGAACTGGCAGGCGTCGATCAAGCGGGCGCCCGAGGAGGCGCCGGACTACATGTCCGCGCTCGACCTCGACTTCGTCCGCGGCCAGCGGATCGGCTACAACGGCACCATCGAGCCCGGGTCGCCGACGGCGCTCGCTTTCGACGCTCTGGTCGCGGCCGGCGCGATCATGGTCGAGCGCCCGTCGATACCGGTCGGCGACGTGCCCGCGCTGCCCAGCGGTTACCAGCAGCACAAGGCGATCGACGAGTACTACCGCGGGTTGGGGGCGTCCGCTCCGATCAACTCGCTGGAGGAAGAGGTCGCCGTCAACGCGGCCGAGTCGGACCAGGCGCTGAAGTTCGGCAACCAGAACCACGCCAACGCGGCGGCTGCCGAGACGGAGCCGGGCGGGCCGAACGAGACGGCGTACCGCGCGGCCATGCCGATCCGGCGGGCGGCGCAGTGGGCCGCGATCGACAGCATGATGAACAACCAGACACCCGACGATCCCTCGGACGACTTCCTGGCGATCCTCGGCAGCGTCCCGAGCGGCGCGACCGCCGGAACGCCGCAGATCACGATCCCGATGGGGTACTCGACGACGCACCGGCGTGCTGTGAACGTGTCGATCCACGGGAACGCGTACAGCGAGCGCAACCTGATCGGCGTTGCCTACGTGATCGAGCAGGCGACTCGCTTGCGGCAGCCCGTGTCGGAATTGAACCCGAGCATGTACCGGTGCGCTGACACCGTGCCGGCGCCTGCGTTCGCGTCGCGTGGTGGGTGCAACCCGTCGTACTCGACGGCGATGGAGTTGGCCGGGTCGGTGCCGCGACTGCCCTTCTCGCTCGAGACGGAGACGGCGCAGAGCCTGCAAGCGCGCCAGGCCGCGGGCACGCTGACGGCGGAGACGTTGACGCGGGCGTACCTGGCGCGGATCGCCGCTTCCAATGCTGAGGGTCCGGCGATCCAGGCCGTGCGCGCGCTCAACGTCGATGCCGTCGCCGAGGCGAAGGCGCTCGACAAGGAGCGCAAGAAGAGCGGGCCGCGCGGTCCCCTGCACGGCATTCCTGTTCTTCTCGACGACTCCTTCGACGTCGCTGGCCTGCCGACGACGGCGGGATCGATCGCCCTGCAGTCGTTGTTGCCGGCCGACGATGCCGCCGTCGTCGCTCAGTTGCGGGCGGCCGGGGCGATCATCCTGGGCAAGACCAACGTGACGGAGCTCAACGGCGTCTTCGACGCCAACCTGCCCGAGGGCTACTCGTCGCTCGGCGGCCAGGTGTTGCTGCCGTCGGACACCGACAAGACTCCTGCTGGATCGTCCGCGGGTTCGGCGGCGGCGACTTCGGCTGGTCTCGCGGCGTTGACGATCGGCATGGAAACTGGGACGGATGTGGGCGCGCAGCTCATTGCTCCCGCGGGAGTCGCGGGCGTGGTGGGCCTGAAGCCTGGCGTGGGGGTCGTCGACGGCGACGGCGTGCTTCCCGTGGCGTCCTCGCAGGACGCCATCGGCCCGTTGACGCGGTCGGTGTACGACGCGGCGGTGACTCTTGGTGCTGTCGACTCGTCGTCGGTCGACTACACGGCCGGCCTGACGCAGACGGCGCTGGCCGGCAAGAAGGTCGCCGTCGTTTCCGGCGGATCCGCCCCGTACCCGGCGGCGGTAGCAACCGTCGAGGGCTTGGGCGCGACGGTCGGCTCAGTGACGCTGGGTGCGCCGACGACGCGGCCGAGCATCGTGCTGCGGGAATTCTCGCGGGACCTGGATGCGTATCTCGGCGGGGCGTCCTCACTGGACGAGATCATCGCGTACAACCAGGCCAACCCGGTCGAGGGCCTGAAGTACCAGCAGAACGAGCTGCTGGCAGCATCGGCCGCGACGTTGGAGACGTACGAGTCCGACCTGTCGGTCGGGCGCGCGGAGAGCGCCGCTGTCATCGACTCGGTGCTCGCGTCCGGCTACGACGTGATCATGGTGCCGAGCAACAGCACCCTGGTCGGGATCGCCGACCGCGCCGGCTACCCGGTTCTGACCGTTCCCGCGGGTGAGGGCACCGGCAACGCCGGCCGCAACCCCATCGGCGTCACCTTCGTCGGGACGGCGGGCAGCGAGGCCTCGCTGCTGGCGGCCGGGTACGCGTTCGAGCAGGGCCACTCGTACGGTCGGCGCGCTCCTGGCGTGACGAACCCGTCGATGTGGCGCTGCACCCCGGGCGGCTCGTTCTTCACCGGCGAGCTCTGCAACCCCGGCGACAGCGGCGAAGCCCTCGCCGAACTTGTCGACGGCCTCGGCCCCGGCCGCAGCTGGGCTTCGATCGTGGCCAACATCCAGGACGCCAAGTCGGATGACCGCCAGGCTGCCGCCTGCTCGCTGATCGACGCCCTCGTAGCGAACGTCGGCAGGTCCGGCCGGGGCGTCCCCGCCGCAACGGGCTCATCCATCACCGCCGAGGCCTCCCGCGTCGCGGCCGTCACCGGCTGCGCCCCGCCAAGGACGTAA